The DNA sequence TACGGAAACAGTTTCTTTTACTCGTGCTATCCGGCACCAGCGGAGGGTACCGAGCTTTCGGCATCGAGCGATTTCCACATGATCTACTACCACGAACTCGGTACTTCGCAAGACGAAGACAAACTCATTTACAAGAACGAAGACAACCCACGCCTGTATCACTATGGCGGCATGACCGAAGACAACGAGTACTTCATCATGTACGAAGCACAGGGCACGGAGGGAGTCAATGTCTACTTCCAGGATCCGGAAAAACTAGATCAGGAATTCATTCCCTTTACTAACGACTTCGGGAGTAAAAGCAATGTCGTGGACTTCAAGAACGGCAAGTTCATCATCGCTACCGACCTCGATGCACCGATGCGCAGAGTTGTAGCCGTTGACCCGGCGAAACCAGGACCGGAGAATTGGGAGACCATTGTTCCGGAACGCGACGTCTATTTGAGCTCCGTTACTACCGGAGGTGGTGTGATGTTCGCTGAATACTTAGAGAACGCCATGTCGCACATTTACAGAATGAACTACGATGGATCGGATATTCAGGAGATCGAATTGCCCGGTGCCGGTTCGGCAGGCGGCTTCTCGGGTGAAAAGGATTGGGAAACACTGTACTACAGTTACACCAATTTCACGGATCCGGGAACCATTTATGCCTATAACGTGGCCACCGGTGAATCTGAGACATACTACCAGGCCGACTTGAAGTTCGATCCAGATATGTTCGAGAGCAAGCAAGTGTTCTACAAGAGCAAGGACGGCACTGAAGTATCGATGTTCATCGTCCACAAAAAAGGATTGGAGCTCGATGGTACTAATCCGACCTTGTTGTATGGTTACGGAGGGTTCAACATCAGCCTGACCCCCAGCTTCAGCGCAACGCGTTTATTGCTCCTCGAGAACGGCGGAGTGTTTGCTATGGCCAACCTTCGCGGTGGTGGTGAATATGGTGAAGACTGGCACAAGGCCGGAATGTTGCTCAAGAAACAAAACGTGTTCGACGACTTTATTTATGCAGGTGAATACCTCATCGCTGAAGGTTACACGAGCAAGGACCACCTCGCCATCATGGGCGGTTCCAATGGTGGTTTATTAGTTGGGGCGTGCATGACGCAGCGTCCTGATTTGTTCGCAGCTGCACTTCCCGCCGTAGGCGTACTCGATATGCTTCTCTATCACAAGTTTACCGTGGGTTGGGGATGGGTACCGGAATACGGTTCCAGCGAGGAGAGCGAAGAGATGTTCAACTACTTACTGAACTACTCTCCGTTGCATAACCTAGAGGAAGGAACGGAGTATCCGGCCACGTTGGTGACCACGGGTGACCACGATGACCGCGTGGTTCCTGCACACAGCTTTAAGTTCGCAGCAACGCTTCAAGAGAAGCACGCCGGCGAAAACCCCGTGTTGATCCGCATCGAAACCGATGCCGGACACGGTGCCGGAAAGCCGATCTCAAAAATCATAGAGGAGTACGCCGACGTCTACAGCTTTATGATGTGGAATACCGGGGTGCGCAAACTCGACTAAGCGGGCTCATTTTGCAAGCGCTGTTGCCAATTGGCGCGATTTTTACGGAGTGGTTCTTCGAGTAAGAGCTCTTCGTATTCCATGTGGTCGCCATGGAGGGAGATTCTCTCGTGTAGGAAAGCCACGCAATTTTCGAAACCATCAAAGCAGTGATTCTCGGGCTCGTGCCCGGGAATCACGTGCGTTTTGACCATGGATTCACAATAATCCCTGAACCGATCCGAAAACCCGAAGAAAAAGGGTCCTTCGAGTCGGTGAACCAAGACGTTATTTGCAAGGTCTTCGGGCAGCTTGTGTTCGCCAACTACGTTGTGTAAAGCCTCTCCTTTGTGACTTTCGGCCATTTGTTTCGACATACGACCAATGAAAAGGATCGAACTCAACGCGAACCCGATTCCGACCGCGTCGAACAAATTGTCAAACAAGGTTACGGCCAATACGATAGCTCAAACAACGGCGTCTTGCTTCGGTACCTTGAAGAGCATTTTGATTCCCACGCCGATCGTAATGAGGATTCCGGCTAGCACTGCCATAGGGATGTATTGCACACAATCCGCTATACCGACGACGATAATTAGCAAAAAACCCCCTTTGGCGATTCCCGATAGTTTTGTCGTAGCACCTGCCTTGATGTTGGTTACGGTTCCCATGGTCGCCCAGGCTCCCGGGATTCCTCCAAACAACGCTGCCGCGATATTGCCAACCCCTTGACCTATGACCGCCCACTTGCTGTTGTGCTTGGTCTTGGTAACATTGTCCGCAACGACAGAGGTAAGCAAACTGGCGATAACCCCTAAACCACCAAGCATAATGGCCTGGGTCAAGATCAACTCGAAGTCGTGTATACTCAGGCGCCCAAGCTCGCCGAGGTGAAAGTTGGGCATTTGCCTCGGTATTTCGCCGATCGTAGGCACGTCGAGTTGTAAAAAAACACTGAATACCGTACCGCCGATCAAGGCGACCAGGATTGAGGGAACTTTCTTAGTGATAAGTGGAAAGGTGTAGATGGTGAGAATGGTGAAGGCGCCGAGGAGCAGGGCCTCGTAGTTCATGTGCGTAATAGGCTGGTCGAGGTGTGTCATGATATTCACGAACCCTTTTGGAG is a window from the Flavobacteriales bacterium genome containing:
- a CDS encoding S9 family peptidase, with product MKRSFLITASAAGMLLASCSTRINEDSAAMTIEAPEYPETKKVDTVHTYFGHDVADPYNWLENDTSAETEAWVKAQNEVTRGYLDQIPYRDSLVNRMTELINYPRVGAPRRVGEYVFLTKNDGLQDQSVIYYKKGEEGEEMVFLDPNAMSENGTVSVNLVGSSDDHKYMAYTVSEAGSDWSSIHVREIETNTELDDVLEWCKFSGASWYGNSFFYSCYPAPAEGTELSASSDFHMIYYHELGTSQDEDKLIYKNEDNPRLYHYGGMTEDNEYFIMYEAQGTEGVNVYFQDPEKLDQEFIPFTNDFGSKSNVVDFKNGKFIIATDLDAPMRRVVAVDPAKPGPENWETIVPERDVYLSSVTTGGGVMFAEYLENAMSHIYRMNYDGSDIQEIELPGAGSAGGFSGEKDWETLYYSYTNFTDPGTIYAYNVATGESETYYQADLKFDPDMFESKQVFYKSKDGTEVSMFIVHKKGLELDGTNPTLLYGYGGFNISLTPSFSATRLLLLENGGVFAMANLRGGGEYGEDWHKAGMLLKKQNVFDDFIYAGEYLIAEGYTSKDHLAIMGGSNGGLLVGACMTQRPDLFAAALPAVGVLDMLLYHKFTVGWGWVPEYGSSEESEEMFNYLLNYSPLHNLEEGTEYPATLVTTGDHDDRVVPAHSFKFAATLQEKHAGENPVLIRIETDAGHGAGKPISKIIEEYADVYSFMMWNTGVRKLD
- a CDS encoding SulP family inorganic anion transporter is translated as MGHASPKGFVNIMTHLDQPITHMNYEALLLGAFTILTIYTFPLITKKVPSILVALIGGTVFSVFLQLDVPTIGEIPRQMPNFHLGELGRLSIHDFELILTQAIMLGGLGVIASLLTSVVADNVTKTKHNSKWAVIGQGVGNIAAALFGGIPGAWATMGTVTNIKAGATTKLSGIAKGGFLLIIVVGIADCVQYIPMAVLAGILITIGVGIKMLFKVPKQDAVV